Proteins encoded together in one Desulfovibrio aminophilus DSM 12254 window:
- a CDS encoding HD domain-containing phosphohydrolase → MSRLKKHLPADFLRDFLERSLVLLPPGAALYVILGSEAEAAAGGRLERYSPTCPDNLSVPLFFEEGPPACLTLCLDGLSSRSSEDRLAWRRILDFLAFSLHAASQAEAARRAIADETLQKYRELALLHRSVFALNNTLRLRDTTRALLEECREGAVPADMGCVFLESGGAFTSAGCFGAPPSGLDGLPASRLFREVVESGRGEIVNDLSRDPRWAGETPDIRSMLVLPVLSPVRLVGVLVLASREPGPFKAAHLKHLSTLASVAGIAVSNAQNFEGIQVLMEALLQALAEAIDARDPFTAGHSERVASLAAAFAQVVDADETRFPHVTFSEEEINEVYYAGILHDIGKIGIKEEVLTKDTRLPEKLLEIIGLRLELFGSCADYPWRKAYERLRAINSTVTPSREDLEFVRTLAGTAWNVEGRPVPLLREDEQRCLLLAYGNLTPEERHEIERHPAESHRILQHIPFKNGLSRLRTIVRQHHERLDGSGYPDGARGEDILFQSRLLAIVDIYDAITQERHYKPASSSQAALNILRDEARGGRLDRDLVELFCQNVETVCEQASYMRFRRRRGMPDGSQEQRQ, encoded by the coding sequence ATGTCCCGGCTCAAGAAGCACCTCCCGGCGGACTTTCTGCGCGATTTCCTGGAGCGCTCCCTCGTGCTTCTGCCGCCCGGCGCGGCTCTGTACGTGATCCTCGGCTCCGAGGCCGAGGCCGCCGCCGGGGGCCGGCTGGAGCGGTACAGCCCCACCTGTCCGGACAACCTTTCGGTGCCCCTGTTCTTCGAGGAGGGCCCCCCGGCCTGCCTGACGCTCTGCCTGGACGGTCTCTCCTCCCGGTCCAGCGAGGACCGTCTGGCCTGGCGGCGCATCCTGGATTTCCTGGCCTTCTCGCTGCACGCCGCCTCCCAGGCCGAGGCCGCCCGCCGAGCCATCGCCGACGAGACCCTGCAGAAATACCGAGAGCTGGCCCTGCTGCACCGCTCGGTCTTCGCCCTGAACAACACCCTGCGCCTGCGCGACACCACCCGGGCTCTGCTGGAGGAGTGCCGGGAGGGCGCGGTGCCCGCGGACATGGGCTGCGTGTTCCTGGAGTCCGGGGGAGCGTTCACCTCGGCCGGATGCTTCGGCGCGCCGCCTTCGGGCCTGGACGGCCTGCCCGCCAGCCGCCTGTTCCGGGAGGTGGTCGAGAGCGGCCGGGGCGAGATCGTCAACGACCTGTCCCGCGACCCGCGCTGGGCCGGGGAGACGCCGGACATCCGTTCCATGCTCGTGCTGCCGGTGCTTTCGCCGGTGCGCCTGGTGGGGGTGCTCGTCCTGGCCTCCCGCGAACCCGGGCCGTTCAAGGCCGCGCACCTGAAGCACCTCTCCACCCTGGCCTCGGTGGCCGGGATCGCGGTGAGCAACGCCCAGAACTTCGAGGGCATCCAGGTGCTCATGGAGGCCCTGCTTCAGGCCCTGGCCGAGGCCATCGACGCCCGCGACCCCTTCACGGCCGGACACTCCGAGCGCGTGGCCAGCCTGGCGGCGGCCTTCGCCCAGGTGGTGGACGCCGACGAGACCCGTTTCCCGCACGTGACCTTCTCCGAGGAGGAGATCAACGAGGTCTACTACGCGGGCATCCTCCACGACATCGGCAAGATCGGCATCAAGGAGGAGGTTCTGACCAAGGACACCCGCCTGCCCGAGAAGCTCCTGGAGATCATCGGCCTGCGCCTGGAACTCTTCGGCTCCTGCGCGGACTATCCCTGGCGCAAGGCCTACGAGCGGTTGCGGGCCATCAACTCCACGGTGACGCCCTCGCGGGAGGATCTGGAGTTCGTGCGCACCCTGGCGGGCACGGCCTGGAACGTGGAGGGCCGCCCCGTGCCGCTCCTGCGCGAGGACGAGCAGCGTTGCCTGCTCCTGGCCTACGGCAACCTGACCCCGGAGGAGCGCCACGAGATCGAGCGCCACCCGGCCGAGAGCCACCGCATCCTGCAACACATCCCGTTCAAGAACGGCCTGTCCCGGCTGCGGACCATCGTGCGCCAGCACCATGAGCGCCTGGACGGCTCGGGCTATCCCGACGGCGCGCGCGGCGAGGACATCCTCTTCCAGAGCCGCCTGCTGGCCATCGTGGACATCTACGACGCCATCACCCAGGAGCGGCACTACAAACCCGCCTCCTCCAGCCAGGCGGCCCTGAACATCCTGCGCGACGAGGCCCGGGGCGGACGGCTGGACCGCGACCTCGTGGAACTTTTCTGCCAGAACGTGGAGACCGTGTGCGAACAGGCGTCCTACATGCGTTTTCGCCGCCGCCGGGGCATGCCGGACGGTTCCCAGGAACAGCGCCAGTAG
- a CDS encoding response regulator encodes MAGKILIVDDEVHIRMLLVQALEELEDVHGVTILTASNGIEGLETIRRERPDLVFLDIMMPRMNGYEVCEAVTRDPGLKGVRIILLTAKGQETDRRQGLESGAGQYMTKPFDPDEVVDAAREILGLPS; translated from the coding sequence ATGGCCGGGAAGATTCTCATCGTGGACGACGAGGTCCATATCCGCATGCTCCTGGTCCAGGCCCTGGAAGAGCTCGAAGACGTCCACGGCGTGACCATCCTCACCGCCTCCAACGGCATCGAGGGCCTGGAGACCATCCGCCGGGAACGCCCGGACCTGGTCTTCCTGGACATCATGATGCCGCGCATGAACGGTTACGAGGTCTGCGAGGCCGTGACCCGCGACCCGGGCCTCAAGGGCGTGCGCATCATCCTGCTCACGGCCAAGGGGCAGGAGACCGACCGCCGCCAGGGGCTGGAGTCCGGCGCGGGACAATACATGACCAAACCCTTCGATCCCGACGAGGTGGTGGACGCCGCGCGGGAGATCCTGGGCCTGCCCTCCTGA
- a CDS encoding efflux RND transporter permease subunit codes for MSHEPRDEAKLLASHNTARYFVENRHISWVLLAAVMLWGVYGYLHMPQRKDPDIPVREAVALCPWPGIPSEKVEQLVTRKIEQAISANDEVDRIEATTRTGLSVVKVKLQDDLDSTGETFDDINNKLMAIAGLPEGAGPVQFIKDFGDTATLMLTVASPPVSEVEVDLRARDAEKAIRELRGDAQEPRVSVVVVYPETSALSLIRRKAELLREYLLAQGLAEDVRVSAGPWLAVFDMRTTLSDAEVLNNLRVFANNRLRASEFSPDMWFPALVHDPAETRAKLGAVAGNRYTYKQLEDFTETIQRTLLTLPIVSKISRWGVVNETVYLEYSQPRLAAYGLNPWDLQNVLAARNIALPGGIIEAQGKNLLINPSGEFKNASELASAVITVSKNGAPVYLRDIVDINRDYENPKTNLNYHVWRDPKGEWQRCRAITLAINMRSGEQIADFSEQVDGVLAGLKARLPDDLILARTSDQPRQVVEKIDLFMDSIYEAIALVVIVAFIGFREWRSALLMAMSIPITLAMTFGMMHLVGIDLQQVSLAALIIALGLLVDDPVVANDAIKHELRAGKPADVAAWLGPVKLAKAIMYATVTNIVAYLPYLMLQGDKGRFLYSLPIVVTCALIASRIVSMTFIPLIGRSLLRPGRNEAASMEEMRSRGFFKYYSRLVSFCIDHRWKTLAASLVIVVAGFWMQSKLNPQYFPNDLSYLFYLDVWLPEDAPVSATDQVTRQVEAVVREAAAEYGKTIGKPGKPADVLTSVTSFVGGGGPRFWFSVSPELSQPNYAQVLVEVKDNHYTGGLIPPLQEALSAKIVGARVDTRKLETGSPIGIPVQIRIYGEDMRALRQNAEKLKTLLRAAPYGERIQDNWGAEIFRVRLDIDSDKANMAGVTNMDVAQSSAAAMNGFEVTTLREGRLTIPIRARLRMEERAGIEDVQSVYVTSEATGSHVPLHQISRLEYGMESEKIFRRNQFRCIIPACFPQQGALASQVMANINPILPQFEKELPPGFRLEVGGEQYEQVKGFGEMTLVLLISVAAIYLALLMQFKNAVKPLIVFAAIPYGMSGAFAVLYATYSPFGFMAYLGIVSLIGVIVSHIIVLFDFIEERRAEGDDLRMALIDAGVMRLRPVLITVGATVTALFPLSWHGGPLWEPLCYAQIGGLLIATMTTLLMVPTLYAIAAFDLKVVD; via the coding sequence ATGAGCCACGAACCCCGCGACGAGGCCAAACTGCTGGCCTCGCACAACACGGCCCGCTACTTCGTCGAGAACCGGCACATCTCCTGGGTGCTCCTGGCCGCGGTGATGCTCTGGGGCGTCTACGGCTACCTGCACATGCCCCAGCGCAAGGATCCGGACATCCCGGTGCGCGAGGCCGTGGCCCTCTGCCCCTGGCCGGGGATCCCCTCGGAGAAGGTCGAGCAGCTCGTGACCCGCAAGATCGAGCAGGCCATCTCGGCCAACGACGAGGTGGACCGCATCGAGGCCACCACCCGCACGGGCCTCTCCGTGGTCAAGGTCAAGCTCCAGGACGACCTGGACTCCACCGGCGAGACCTTCGACGACATCAACAACAAGCTCATGGCCATCGCCGGGCTGCCCGAGGGCGCGGGGCCGGTGCAGTTCATCAAGGACTTCGGCGACACCGCCACCCTCATGCTCACCGTGGCCTCGCCGCCGGTGAGCGAAGTGGAGGTGGACCTGCGCGCCCGCGACGCCGAGAAGGCCATCCGCGAGCTGCGCGGCGACGCCCAGGAGCCGCGCGTCAGCGTGGTGGTGGTCTATCCCGAGACGAGCGCCCTGTCCCTGATCCGGCGCAAGGCCGAACTGCTGCGCGAATACCTGCTCGCCCAGGGGCTGGCCGAGGACGTGCGCGTGAGCGCCGGTCCCTGGCTGGCCGTGTTCGACATGCGGACCACACTCTCCGACGCCGAGGTGCTGAACAACCTGCGGGTCTTCGCCAACAACCGCCTGCGGGCCTCGGAGTTCAGCCCGGACATGTGGTTCCCGGCCCTGGTCCACGACCCGGCCGAGACCCGGGCCAAGCTCGGCGCCGTGGCCGGCAACCGCTACACCTACAAGCAGCTCGAGGATTTCACCGAGACCATCCAGCGCACCCTGCTGACCCTGCCCATCGTGAGCAAGATCTCCCGCTGGGGCGTGGTCAACGAGACGGTCTACCTGGAGTATTCCCAGCCGCGTCTGGCGGCCTACGGCCTGAACCCCTGGGATCTCCAGAACGTGCTGGCCGCGCGCAACATCGCCCTGCCCGGCGGCATCATCGAGGCCCAGGGCAAGAACCTGCTCATCAACCCCTCGGGCGAGTTCAAGAACGCGTCCGAGCTGGCCTCGGCGGTCATCACGGTGAGCAAGAACGGCGCGCCGGTCTACCTGCGCGACATCGTGGACATCAACCGGGACTACGAGAACCCCAAGACCAACCTGAACTACCACGTCTGGCGCGACCCCAAGGGCGAGTGGCAGCGCTGCCGGGCCATCACCCTGGCCATCAACATGCGTTCGGGCGAGCAGATCGCGGACTTCTCCGAGCAGGTGGACGGCGTGCTGGCCGGACTCAAGGCCCGCCTGCCCGACGACCTGATCCTGGCCCGGACCTCGGACCAGCCCCGGCAGGTGGTGGAGAAGATCGACCTGTTCATGGACAGCATCTACGAGGCCATCGCCCTGGTGGTCATCGTGGCCTTCATCGGCTTCCGCGAATGGCGCTCGGCCCTGCTCATGGCCATGTCCATTCCCATCACCCTGGCCATGACCTTCGGCATGATGCATCTCGTGGGCATCGACCTCCAGCAGGTCTCCCTGGCCGCGCTCATCATCGCCCTGGGGCTCCTGGTGGACGACCCCGTGGTGGCCAACGACGCCATCAAGCACGAGCTGCGGGCGGGCAAGCCCGCCGACGTGGCCGCCTGGCTCGGGCCGGTGAAGCTGGCCAAGGCCATCATGTACGCCACGGTGACGAACATCGTGGCCTACCTGCCCTATCTCATGCTCCAGGGCGACAAGGGCCGCTTCCTGTATTCCCTGCCCATCGTGGTCACCTGCGCCCTGATCGCCTCGCGCATCGTCTCCATGACCTTCATCCCGCTCATCGGCCGTTCCCTGCTGCGCCCCGGCAGGAACGAGGCCGCCAGCATGGAGGAGATGCGCTCCCGGGGCTTCTTCAAGTACTACAGCAGGCTGGTGAGCTTCTGCATCGACCACCGCTGGAAGACCCTGGCCGCGTCCCTGGTCATCGTGGTGGCGGGCTTCTGGATGCAAAGCAAGCTCAATCCGCAGTACTTCCCCAACGACCTGTCCTACCTCTTCTACCTGGACGTCTGGCTGCCGGAGGACGCGCCCGTGAGCGCCACGGACCAGGTCACCCGCCAGGTGGAGGCCGTGGTGCGCGAGGCGGCCGCGGAATACGGCAAGACCATCGGCAAGCCGGGCAAGCCCGCGGACGTGCTCACCTCGGTGACGAGCTTCGTGGGCGGCGGCGGGCCGCGCTTCTGGTTCTCGGTCTCGCCCGAGCTGTCCCAGCCGAACTACGCCCAGGTGCTGGTGGAGGTGAAGGACAACCACTACACCGGCGGGCTCATTCCTCCGTTGCAGGAGGCCCTTTCGGCCAAGATCGTCGGGGCCCGGGTGGACACCCGCAAGCTGGAGACCGGCTCGCCCATCGGCATCCCGGTGCAGATCCGCATCTACGGCGAGGACATGCGCGCCCTGCGCCAGAACGCCGAGAAGCTCAAGACCCTGCTGCGCGCCGCGCCCTACGGCGAGCGCATCCAGGACAACTGGGGCGCGGAGATCTTCCGCGTGCGCCTGGACATCGACTCGGACAAGGCCAACATGGCCGGGGTCACGAACATGGACGTGGCCCAGTCCTCGGCCGCGGCCATGAACGGCTTCGAGGTCACCACCCTGCGCGAGGGACGCCTGACCATTCCGATCAGGGCGCGGCTGCGCATGGAGGAGCGCGCGGGCATCGAGGACGTGCAGAGCGTCTACGTGACCTCCGAGGCCACGGGCTCGCACGTGCCCCTGCACCAGATCTCGCGTCTGGAATACGGCATGGAGTCGGAGAAGATCTTCCGGCGCAACCAGTTCCGCTGCATCATCCCGGCCTGCTTCCCGCAGCAGGGGGCCCTGGCCTCGCAGGTCATGGCCAACATCAACCCGATCCTGCCCCAGTTCGAGAAGGAACTGCCCCCGGGCTTCCGGCTTGAGGTGGGCGGCGAACAGTACGAGCAGGTCAAGGGCTTCGGCGAGATGACCCTGGTGCTGCTTATCTCCGTGGCGGCCATCTACCTGGCCCTGCTCATGCAGTTCAAGAACGCGGTCAAGCCGCTGATCGTCTTCGCGGCCATCCCCTACGGCATGTCCGGGGCCTTCGCGGTGCTCTACGCCACGTACTCGCCCTTCGGGTTCATGGCCTACCTGGGCATCGTGAGCCTCATCGGCGTCATCGTCAGCCACATCATCGTGCTCTTCGACTTCATCGAGGAGCGCCGGGCCGAGGGCGACGACCTGCGCATGGCCCTCATCGACGCGGGCGTCATGCGCCTGCGGCCCGTGCTCATCACTGTGGGCGCGACCGTGACGGCCCTGTTCCCGCTCTCCTGGCACGGCGGCCCGCTCTGGGAACCGCTGTGCTACGCCCAGATCGGCGGCCTGCTGATCGCCACCATGACGACCCTGCTCATGGTGCCGACGCTGTATGCGATTGCCGCGTTTGACTTGAAGGTGGTGGATTAG
- a CDS encoding SulP family inorganic anion transporter, translating to MRPSTLGKDIPAGLTLWGLLVPEAIAYAGMAGAPAQAGLYTLLASLPIYALLGTSRQLVCASTSASSIMMAAVLAQATGNDPALFAGTMAALVLLVGALFLLAGFCRLGFVASFLSYPVMTGYVCGLAVFIAASQAPKLLGLHKAPGDVFMQLWGLVERLPQTRPEAAAVGLGALVLLFALERLAPRVPGALVVLVLGVLAGTWLNRDGHAALALAGVIPTGLPQLVVPRLSLATLTDLLPGAAGIALVAFSQALGTAKTFADKYGYEVDPNRELLAMGAANAACGIMGGLANGGSMSSTAVNERAGARSQAAGITAAVMVVLTLFFLTPLFRDLPEPVLGAVVLHAVARMLKAREVWGFLRQSRMEFALAAAAFLGVLAFGLLTGLLVTLKLCAALLLFNATRLNVSRLGVSPCAPETFLSLERHPEARAVPGLALLRPESTVFFANAERLRAAVREALADKPRAVILDLKVNPTLDITTCRTLRKILAEVRETGAALLLTDISDTALENLDRSGLLKELGEHRLHGHVAEAVKGAGKEG from the coding sequence ATGCGGCCGTCCACCCTCGGAAAGGACATCCCGGCCGGGCTGACCCTCTGGGGCCTGCTCGTGCCCGAGGCCATCGCCTACGCGGGCATGGCCGGGGCCCCGGCCCAGGCGGGCCTGTACACCCTGCTGGCCTCCCTGCCGATCTACGCCCTGCTCGGCACGAGCCGCCAGCTCGTCTGCGCCTCCACCTCGGCCTCCTCGATCATGATGGCCGCCGTGCTGGCCCAGGCCACGGGCAACGACCCGGCGCTCTTCGCCGGGACCATGGCCGCCCTGGTCCTGCTGGTGGGCGCGCTGTTCCTGCTGGCGGGCTTCTGCCGCCTGGGCTTCGTGGCCTCGTTCCTGTCCTATCCGGTGATGACCGGCTACGTCTGCGGGCTGGCCGTGTTCATCGCCGCCAGCCAGGCCCCCAAGCTGCTCGGCCTGCACAAGGCCCCGGGCGACGTGTTCATGCAGCTCTGGGGTCTCGTGGAACGCCTGCCCCAGACGCGGCCCGAGGCGGCGGCGGTCGGCCTGGGCGCGCTGGTCCTGCTCTTCGCCCTGGAGCGGCTGGCTCCGCGCGTGCCCGGGGCCCTGGTGGTGCTCGTGCTCGGCGTGCTGGCCGGAACCTGGCTCAACCGCGACGGCCACGCGGCCCTGGCCCTGGCCGGGGTCATCCCCACGGGCCTGCCGCAGCTGGTCGTCCCGCGCCTGTCCCTGGCCACGCTCACGGACCTGCTCCCCGGCGCGGCGGGCATCGCCCTGGTGGCCTTTTCCCAGGCCCTGGGCACGGCCAAGACCTTCGCGGACAAATACGGCTACGAAGTGGACCCGAACCGCGAGCTGCTGGCCATGGGCGCGGCCAACGCGGCCTGCGGGATCATGGGCGGGCTGGCCAACGGCGGAAGCATGTCCTCCACGGCGGTGAACGAGCGGGCCGGGGCGCGCAGCCAAGCCGCCGGAATCACGGCCGCGGTCATGGTCGTGCTGACCCTCTTCTTCCTCACCCCGCTGTTCCGCGACCTGCCCGAGCCCGTGCTCGGCGCGGTGGTCCTGCACGCCGTGGCGCGGATGCTCAAGGCCCGCGAGGTCTGGGGCTTCCTGCGCCAGAGCCGCATGGAGTTCGCCCTGGCCGCGGCCGCCTTCCTGGGCGTGCTGGCCTTCGGCCTGCTCACGGGCCTGCTCGTGACGCTCAAGCTCTGCGCCGCGCTCCTGCTGTTCAACGCCACGCGGCTCAACGTCTCGCGGCTGGGCGTCTCACCTTGCGCGCCGGAAACGTTCCTGAGCCTGGAGCGCCATCCCGAGGCCCGGGCCGTGCCCGGTCTGGCCCTGCTGCGGCCGGAGTCCACGGTGTTCTTCGCCAATGCCGAGCGGCTGCGCGCGGCGGTGCGCGAGGCCCTAGCCGACAAGCCCCGGGCCGTGATCCTGGACCTCAAGGTCAACCCGACCCTGGACATCACCACCTGCCGGACCCTGCGCAAGATTCTGGCGGAAGTCCGCGAGACGGGCGCGGCCCTGCTGCTCACCGACATCTCGGATACGGCCCTGGAAAACCTGGACCGCTCGGGACTGCTGAAGGAACTGGGGGAACACCGCCTCCACGGCCACGTGGCCGAGGCGGTCAAAGGGGCGGGGAAGGAAGGCTAG
- a CDS encoding efflux RND transporter periplasmic adaptor subunit: MKVHGVRFDSLRMMFFAAAFVAAFLSLACDRGKSDAPPPTPVRVLAVQPGSMTSGFKYSASFVPRAQVEMAFKVGGYVEAILQVPGPDGKARDVQPGDMVKAGALLARVRVSDYVAQSSQARGVLGEAQAQMRQAQLDYQRAAELVKGGYISQSEFDRATEMLSVAKSKVEQTRSALESADIQLGDTELKSPMDCFVVKRQVELGTLVKAGTLAFVLSDLSSVKAQFGVPDTALSLVKAGDALSVTVEALGNKSFQGTVLSVSPSADAKSRVFNVDVEVQNPGFELKEGMIAQVTLGDGKSAAPAGMVVPLSAVVRPPDGADGYMVWLVSEKDGKPVVTGRKVQLGAVKGDAVAITEGVAAGERVVVSGASQVFEGQTVNIIP, from the coding sequence ATGAAAGTCCACGGCGTCCGGTTCGATTCCCTCAGGATGATGTTCTTCGCGGCGGCCTTCGTGGCCGCTTTCCTCTCCCTGGCCTGCGATCGCGGCAAATCCGACGCGCCGCCGCCGACCCCGGTGCGGGTGCTGGCCGTGCAGCCCGGGAGCATGACCTCCGGATTCAAGTATTCCGCCAGCTTCGTGCCTCGGGCCCAGGTGGAGATGGCCTTCAAGGTCGGCGGCTACGTGGAGGCCATCCTCCAGGTTCCCGGCCCGGACGGCAAGGCCCGCGATGTGCAGCCCGGCGACATGGTCAAGGCCGGGGCCCTGCTGGCCCGGGTGCGGGTCAGCGACTACGTGGCCCAGTCCAGCCAGGCCCGCGGCGTCCTGGGCGAGGCCCAGGCCCAGATGCGCCAGGCCCAGCTCGACTACCAGCGGGCCGCCGAGTTGGTGAAGGGCGGCTACATCTCCCAGAGCGAATTCGACCGGGCCACCGAGATGCTCTCCGTGGCCAAGTCCAAGGTGGAGCAGACCCGCTCGGCCCTGGAGTCGGCGGACATCCAGCTCGGCGACACGGAACTCAAGTCCCCGATGGACTGCTTCGTGGTCAAGCGCCAGGTGGAGCTGGGCACCCTGGTCAAGGCCGGAACCCTGGCCTTCGTGCTTTCGGACCTCTCCTCGGTGAAGGCCCAGTTCGGCGTGCCGGACACGGCGCTCTCCCTGGTCAAGGCCGGCGACGCCCTGAGCGTGACCGTGGAGGCCCTGGGCAACAAGAGCTTCCAGGGCACGGTGCTCTCGGTCTCGCCCTCGGCCGACGCCAAGAGCCGGGTCTTCAACGTGGACGTGGAGGTCCAGAACCCGGGCTTCGAACTCAAGGAGGGCATGATCGCCCAGGTGACGCTGGGCGACGGCAAGAGCGCCGCCCCGGCGGGCATGGTCGTGCCGCTCTCGGCCGTGGTCCGTCCCCCGGACGGGGCCGACGGCTACATGGTCTGGCTGGTGAGCGAGAAGGACGGCAAGCCCGTCGTCACGGGCCGCAAGGTCCAGCTCGGCGCGGTCAAGGGCGACGCGGTGGCCATCACCGAGGGCGTCGCCGCCGGTGAGCGGGTGGTCGTCTCCGGGGCCAGCCAGGTCTTCGAGGGCCAGACCGTGAACATCATCCCGTGA